In Streptomyces nodosus, one DNA window encodes the following:
- a CDS encoding GNAT family N-acetyltransferase encodes MISEQQTAARRVIRTALPMEATAVAELHARARATYYPDGVPEDGVGWSAAWATAIRRPEGQVLCAVEDGRIVAIASFRTPKAVAADTVKLLQFHVDPEHWRRGHGSALHAACVEAWQADGRRTAQLKVHTENRPAQAFYARLGWVPDPQDPPAEGADHLALRYAVPGDPGE; translated from the coding sequence ATGATCTCGGAGCAGCAGACCGCGGCACGGCGGGTCATCCGTACCGCCCTGCCCATGGAGGCGACGGCCGTCGCCGAGTTGCACGCCCGGGCCCGGGCGACCTACTACCCGGACGGGGTTCCGGAGGACGGCGTCGGCTGGTCCGCCGCCTGGGCCACCGCCATCCGGCGGCCCGAGGGGCAGGTGCTGTGCGCCGTCGAGGACGGCCGGATCGTCGCGATCGCCTCCTTCCGCACCCCGAAGGCCGTGGCCGCCGACACGGTGAAGCTCCTCCAGTTCCATGTCGACCCCGAGCACTGGCGCCGCGGCCACGGCTCCGCGCTGCACGCGGCCTGTGTCGAGGCATGGCAGGCCGACGGCCGGCGGACGGCCCAGCTCAAGGTGCACACCGAGAACCGCCCGGCCCAGGCCTTCTACGCCCGCCTCGGCTGGGTCCCCGACCCGCAGGACCCGCCCGCCGAGGGCGCCGACCACCTCGCGCTCCGCTACGCCGTCCCCGGTGACCCGGGGGAATGA
- a CDS encoding transporter substrate-binding domain-containing protein: MNTLLGRRVRILAAITATAGAVLVAGCTSSGSGGTATSADGGVDLVKAGKLTTCTHLPYPPFQSEIDGKVQGFDVSLIDLVAKDLGVQQYVFDTPFENFKTGAFLNSGQCDLAAAGMTITEERKKNVDFSDPYFDATQAVLVDRKSGVTSLADLKAKGKKLGAQAQTTGEDYVRGKGFDPVSFESSDAVLNGLRTGQVQAVVIDYPVVQGWLKNKADADAFKVVENLDTGEQYGFTVKKGNTELLAAVNKAIKDAKADGTYQKLYEQWIGPYTPSAADSPSPTAS, from the coding sequence GTGAACACGCTCCTCGGACGCCGGGTCCGCATCCTGGCCGCCATCACCGCGACGGCCGGGGCGGTGCTCGTGGCAGGCTGCACGTCGAGCGGCAGCGGCGGCACGGCCACGTCGGCCGACGGCGGGGTCGACCTCGTCAAGGCGGGCAAGCTCACGACCTGCACGCATCTGCCGTACCCGCCCTTCCAGTCGGAGATCGACGGCAAGGTCCAGGGCTTCGACGTCTCCCTGATCGACCTGGTCGCCAAGGACCTCGGGGTGCAGCAGTACGTCTTCGACACCCCCTTCGAGAACTTCAAGACCGGCGCCTTCCTCAACTCCGGCCAGTGCGACCTGGCCGCCGCGGGCATGACCATCACCGAGGAGCGCAAGAAGAACGTCGACTTCTCCGACCCGTACTTCGACGCCACCCAGGCCGTGCTGGTCGACAGGAAGAGCGGGGTCACCTCCCTGGCCGACCTGAAGGCCAAGGGCAAGAAGCTCGGCGCCCAGGCGCAGACCACCGGCGAGGACTATGTGCGGGGGAAGGGCTTCGACCCCGTCTCCTTCGAGTCCTCCGACGCCGTCCTCAACGGCCTGCGCACCGGCCAGGTCCAGGCGGTCGTCATCGACTACCCGGTCGTCCAGGGCTGGCTCAAGAACAAGGCCGACGCGGACGCCTTCAAGGTGGTCGAAAACCTCGACACCGGTGAGCAGTACGGCTTCACCGTGAAGAAGGGCAACACCGAGCTCCTCGCCGCCGTCAACAAGGCGATCAAGGACGCCAAGGCCGACGGCACCTACCAGAAGCTGTACGAGCAGTGGATCGGCCCGTACACCCCGTCCGCCGCCGACTCGCCGTCCCCGACCGCCTCATGA
- a CDS encoding aminotransferase class V-fold PLP-dependent enzyme: protein METFDALVRAEFAPKNTYLNTASTGLLPARTVEAMRTAVESAAAGQPTDMFADVEAARASFARLAAVPVDRVAAGASVAVYTGLIAASLPAGAEVLTAEGDFSSVVNPFHMRGDLRVRAVPLERVAESVGPGTALVAVSAAQSADGRVADLAAVRAAAREHGARMYVDASQAMGWLPLDSGAYDYVAAVAFKWLLCPRGVAFLVAPEDFGGLTPLFAGWVAGEEPWDSCYGPVAELAHSARRFDESPALFSYTGARHSLELLEELGVQHVRAHDLALADRFRAGLRELGVAPLPAPDSPIVSVPGLGARRDGLSRSGVEVSDRAGSLRAAFHLYNTPADVDRLLDVLAG, encoded by the coding sequence ATGGAGACCTTCGACGCCCTCGTCCGTGCCGAGTTCGCCCCGAAGAACACCTATCTGAACACCGCGAGCACCGGGCTGCTGCCGGCCCGGACCGTGGAGGCCATGCGGACCGCCGTGGAGTCGGCCGCCGCCGGGCAGCCCACCGACATGTTCGCCGATGTGGAGGCCGCCCGCGCCTCCTTCGCCCGGCTGGCGGCGGTCCCCGTCGACCGGGTGGCGGCCGGGGCCTCGGTCGCCGTCTACACCGGGCTGATCGCCGCGTCGCTGCCGGCGGGCGCCGAAGTCCTCACCGCGGAGGGCGACTTCAGCTCGGTGGTGAACCCCTTCCATATGCGGGGCGACCTCCGGGTCCGCGCCGTCCCGCTGGAGCGGGTCGCCGAGTCCGTGGGCCCCGGCACGGCCCTGGTCGCGGTCAGCGCCGCGCAGTCCGCCGACGGCCGCGTCGCCGACCTGGCCGCCGTCCGCGCCGCCGCCCGTGAGCACGGCGCCCGGATGTATGTGGACGCGTCCCAGGCCATGGGCTGGCTGCCGCTCGACTCCGGGGCGTACGACTATGTCGCCGCCGTGGCCTTCAAATGGCTCCTCTGCCCGCGCGGGGTGGCCTTCCTGGTGGCCCCGGAGGACTTCGGCGGGCTCACCCCCCTCTTCGCCGGCTGGGTCGCGGGCGAGGAGCCCTGGGACAGCTGCTACGGACCGGTGGCCGAACTGGCCCACTCGGCGCGGCGCTTCGACGAGAGCCCGGCGCTGTTCTCGTACACGGGCGCCCGTCACTCCCTGGAACTGCTGGAGGAACTGGGCGTGCAGCATGTGCGGGCCCATGACCTCGCCCTCGCCGACCGGTTCCGCGCGGGCCTTCGGGAGCTGGGCGTGGCACCGCTGCCCGCCCCCGACTCGCCGATCGTGTCCGTCCCGGGGCTCGGCGCCCGCCGGGACGGACTCAGCAGGTCCGGGGTCGAGGTCTCGGACCGGGCGGGCAGTCTGCGGGCCGCCTTCCACCTCTACAACACGCCCGCGGACGTCGACCGCCTGCTGGACGTCCTGGCCGGCTGA
- a CDS encoding DUF1349 domain-containing protein → MDVELPELPFPLRTYGPDGDWSYENGVLTGWAGARQDRFVPPTDESLESVSDAPRLLGAPEGDFQLIARVTVGFNATFDAGVLYVHVGERAWAKLCLEYSPDVPTVCTVVTRGHSDDANSFTVEGSSVWLRVSRTGRAFAFHASRDGERWTFVRLFTLDGEKETGAALVGFLAQSPMGEGCVATFDHIEFRPNWPQDLRDGS, encoded by the coding sequence ATGGACGTCGAACTCCCCGAACTCCCGTTCCCCCTGCGCACCTATGGACCCGACGGCGACTGGTCGTACGAGAACGGTGTGCTCACCGGCTGGGCCGGTGCCCGGCAGGATCGTTTCGTTCCGCCCACCGACGAGAGCCTGGAGTCCGTCTCCGACGCGCCCCGGCTGCTGGGCGCCCCGGAGGGCGACTTCCAGCTGATCGCCCGGGTCACGGTGGGCTTCAACGCGACCTTCGACGCGGGCGTCCTCTATGTCCATGTCGGTGAACGGGCCTGGGCCAAGCTGTGCCTGGAGTACTCCCCGGACGTCCCCACCGTCTGCACCGTGGTGACCCGCGGTCACTCCGACGACGCCAACTCCTTCACCGTGGAGGGGAGTTCGGTGTGGCTCCGGGTGAGCCGCACAGGCCGGGCCTTCGCCTTCCACGCCTCCCGCGACGGGGAACGCTGGACCTTCGTCCGCCTGTTCACCCTGGACGGGGAGAAGGAGACCGGCGCGGCGCTGGTCGGCTTCCTGGCCCAGTCACCGATGGGCGAGGGATGCGTGGCGACCTTCGACCACATCGAGTTCCGCCCGAACTGGCCGCAGGACCTCAGGGACGGCAGCTGA
- the thpD gene encoding ectoine hydroxylase, translating to MTTPVTDLYPSRGATEVSVPRQDPVVWGAPGTPGPIPVADLQAYERDGFLAMDELIGPDEVARYRRELERLVADPGIRADERAIVEPKSREIRSVFEVHRISEVFAELVRDERVVGRARQILGSDVYVHQSRINVKPGFGASGFYWHSDFETWHAEDGLPHMRTVSVSIALTDNHDTNGGLMIMPGSHRTFLGCAGATPEDNYRRSLRMQEAGTPSDEALTALADRYGIRLFTGRAGSATWFDCNCMHGSGDNITPFPRSNVFIVFNSVENAALEPFAAPVRRPEFIGARDFTPVR from the coding sequence GTGACCACCCCCGTCACCGATCTGTATCCGAGCCGCGGCGCCACCGAGGTGTCCGTCCCCCGTCAGGACCCGGTCGTCTGGGGCGCCCCCGGCACGCCCGGTCCGATCCCCGTCGCCGATCTCCAGGCGTACGAGCGCGACGGCTTCCTCGCCATGGACGAGCTGATCGGCCCCGACGAGGTCGCCCGGTACCGGCGGGAGCTGGAGCGGCTGGTCGCCGATCCGGGGATCCGCGCGGACGAGCGCGCGATCGTGGAGCCGAAGTCCCGGGAGATCCGGTCGGTCTTCGAGGTCCACCGGATCAGCGAGGTGTTCGCGGAACTCGTCCGAGACGAGCGCGTCGTGGGACGGGCGCGGCAGATCCTCGGCTCGGACGTGTACGTCCACCAGTCGCGGATCAATGTCAAGCCGGGCTTCGGGGCCAGCGGCTTCTACTGGCACTCGGACTTCGAGACCTGGCACGCGGAGGACGGTCTGCCGCACATGCGGACGGTGTCCGTCTCGATCGCGCTGACCGACAACCACGACACCAACGGCGGCCTCATGATCATGCCGGGGTCGCACCGGACCTTCCTCGGCTGCGCCGGGGCCACGCCCGAGGACAACTACCGGCGATCGCTGCGGATGCAGGAGGCGGGCACCCCGTCCGACGAGGCGCTGACCGCGCTGGCGGACCGTTACGGCATCAGGCTGTTCACCGGCAGGGCGGGGTCCGCGACCTGGTTCGACTGCAACTGTATGCACGGGTCCGGCGACAACATCACCCCGTTCCCGCGCAGCAATGTGTTCATCGTGTTCAACAGCGTGGAGAACGCGGCGCTCGAGCCCTTCGCGGCACCGGTGCGGCGGCCGGAGTTCATCGGGGCGCGGGACTTCACTCCGGTGCGCTGA
- a CDS encoding ectoine synthase: MIVRSFKDIEGTDRHIKAASGTWESKRIVLAREKVGFSLHETILYAGTETSMWYANHIEAVVCTAGEAELTDQETGRTYTITPGTMYLLDGHERHTLRVSEDFHCICVFNPPVTGREDHDENGVYPLLEEA, from the coding sequence GTGATCGTCCGTTCGTTCAAGGACATCGAAGGCACCGACCGGCACATCAAGGCGGCGTCCGGCACCTGGGAGAGCAAGCGCATCGTCCTCGCCCGGGAGAAGGTCGGCTTCTCCCTCCACGAGACGATCCTGTACGCGGGCACCGAGACGTCGATGTGGTACGCCAACCACATCGAGGCCGTGGTGTGCACCGCGGGCGAGGCCGAGCTGACCGACCAGGAGACCGGGCGGACGTACACCATCACGCCCGGGACCATGTATCTCCTGGACGGGCATGAACGGCACACCCTGCGGGTCAGCGAGGACTTCCACTGCATCTGTGTCTTCAACCCGCCCGTGACCGGGCGGGAGGACCACGACGAGAACGGCGTCTACCCGCTCCTCGAGGAGGCATGA
- the ectB gene encoding diaminobutyrate--2-oxoglutarate transaminase, which yields MTITQPDLSVFETLESEVRSYCRGWPTVFDRARGSRMYDEDGHEYLDFFAGAGSLNYGHNNPVLKRALIDYLERDGVTHGLDMSTTAKRSFLRAFQDLVLRPRELPYKVMFPGPTGTNAVESALKLARKVKGREAVVSFTNAFHGMSLGSLAVTGNAFKRAGAGIPLVHGTPMPFDHYLDGRVPDFLWFERLLEDQGSGLNQPAAVIVETVQGEGGINVARPEWLRGLADLCARRDMLLIVDDIQMGCGRTGAFFSFEEAGIVPDIVTVSKSISGYGLPMSLCLFKPELDIWEPGEHNGTFRGNNPAFVTATAALNAYWTDGSAMEKQTRARGEQVERELAAITEESPDGIKEYRGRGLVWGLEFHDKGRAERIARRAFDLGLLVETSGPEGEVVKLLPALTVTADELDEGLRTLARAVRETA from the coding sequence GTGACCATCACCCAGCCCGACCTCAGCGTCTTCGAGACCCTGGAGTCGGAGGTGCGCAGCTACTGCCGCGGCTGGCCCACCGTCTTCGACCGCGCGCGGGGCAGCCGCATGTACGACGAGGACGGACACGAGTACCTCGACTTCTTCGCCGGCGCCGGGTCGCTCAACTACGGCCACAACAACCCCGTACTGAAACGGGCGTTGATCGACTACCTGGAACGGGACGGCGTCACCCACGGACTCGACATGTCCACCACCGCCAAGCGTTCCTTCCTGCGGGCCTTCCAGGACCTCGTGCTGCGGCCGCGCGAGCTGCCGTACAAGGTCATGTTCCCGGGCCCCACCGGCACCAACGCGGTGGAGTCCGCCCTCAAGCTGGCCCGCAAGGTGAAGGGGCGCGAGGCCGTGGTGTCCTTCACCAACGCCTTCCACGGGATGTCCCTGGGCTCCCTCGCCGTCACCGGCAACGCCTTCAAACGGGCCGGCGCCGGGATCCCGCTGGTGCACGGGACACCCATGCCCTTCGACCACTATCTGGACGGCAGGGTCCCGGACTTCCTGTGGTTCGAGCGGCTGCTGGAGGACCAGGGGTCCGGGCTCAACCAGCCCGCCGCCGTGATCGTCGAGACCGTGCAGGGAGAGGGCGGCATCAATGTGGCGCGGCCCGAGTGGCTGCGAGGGCTCGCCGACCTGTGCGCACGCCGCGACATGCTGCTGATCGTCGACGACATCCAGATGGGCTGCGGGCGTACCGGCGCCTTCTTCTCCTTCGAGGAGGCGGGGATCGTGCCGGACATCGTCACCGTGTCCAAGTCCATCAGCGGCTACGGACTGCCCATGTCGCTGTGTCTGTTCAAGCCCGAGCTGGACATCTGGGAGCCCGGCGAGCACAACGGCACCTTCCGCGGCAACAACCCCGCGTTCGTCACGGCCACCGCCGCGCTGAACGCCTACTGGACCGACGGGTCCGCCATGGAGAAGCAGACCAGGGCGCGCGGCGAGCAGGTCGAGCGGGAGCTGGCCGCGATCACCGAGGAGAGCCCCGACGGCATCAAGGAGTACCGCGGACGAGGGCTGGTGTGGGGGCTGGAGTTCCACGACAAGGGCCGCGCGGAGCGTATCGCCCGCCGCGCCTTCGATCTCGGGCTGCTCGTGGAGACCTCGGGCCCCGAGGGCGAGGTCGTCAAGCTGCTCCCCGCCCTCACCGTCACCGCCGACGAGCTCGACGAGGGGCTGCGCACCCTCGCCCGGGCCGTCCGCGAGACCGCCTGA
- a CDS encoding aldehyde dehydrogenase (NADP(+)), with translation MAAAPVWSVDPRTGKQREQVAVEATAQEVDAAVRAAHAARGALADRTVRSAFLRTAAEQLETAKDQLVEAADAETALGPVRLTGELARTCYQLRAFADIVDEGAFLDVVINHPDDTAAPPIPDLRRHKVPLGVVAVYSSSNFPFAFSVAGGDTASALAAGCPVVVKAHPDHPALSELVAATLRRAAERHDIPRDVIGLVHGFQAGIELITHPLISAAGFTGSVRGGRALFDAAAARPVPIPFHGELGSLNPVLITEAAAAERAEAIGAGLAGSMTLGVGQFCVKPGLVLVPAGAAGDRLVGALTDAVSATEAGVLLDHRMRDNFIAGVAERAALPEVDSPVTAGAGGEHTVSAGFLTVPAKRLTAEGEHDLLLEECFGPLTIVVRYEDEDEAGSVLGRLPGNLSATVHLSEREAAGEGRGAGILAELTPLAGRVLVNAWPTGVAVAPAQHHGGPYPATTSTSTSVGGTAIERWLRPVSYQNAPEALLPPELRDDNPLGLPRRFNGRLER, from the coding sequence GTGGCAGCAGCACCAGTCTGGAGTGTCGACCCCCGAACCGGGAAGCAGCGTGAACAGGTCGCGGTCGAGGCCACGGCCCAGGAGGTGGACGCCGCGGTCCGGGCGGCCCACGCCGCGCGCGGCGCCCTCGCCGACCGCACGGTCCGTTCGGCCTTCCTGCGCACCGCGGCCGAGCAGTTGGAGACCGCGAAGGACCAGCTCGTCGAGGCGGCGGACGCGGAGACCGCGCTCGGCCCGGTCCGGCTCACCGGCGAACTCGCCCGCACCTGCTACCAGCTGCGCGCCTTCGCGGACATCGTCGACGAGGGCGCCTTCCTCGACGTCGTCATCAACCACCCCGACGACACCGCGGCCCCGCCGATCCCGGACCTGCGCCGCCACAAGGTGCCGCTGGGCGTCGTCGCCGTCTACTCCTCCTCCAACTTCCCCTTCGCCTTCTCCGTGGCCGGCGGCGACACCGCGAGCGCGCTCGCCGCGGGCTGCCCCGTCGTGGTCAAGGCCCACCCGGACCACCCCGCGCTCTCCGAGCTGGTCGCCGCGACGCTGCGCCGGGCCGCCGAACGGCACGACATCCCCCGGGACGTCATCGGCCTGGTGCACGGCTTCCAGGCCGGCATCGAGCTCATCACCCACCCGCTGATCAGCGCCGCCGGGTTCACCGGCTCGGTACGCGGCGGCCGCGCCCTCTTCGACGCGGCGGCCGCCCGCCCCGTGCCGATCCCCTTCCACGGCGAACTGGGCTCGCTCAACCCGGTGCTGATCACCGAGGCCGCCGCCGCCGAGCGGGCCGAGGCCATCGGCGCCGGGCTCGCGGGCTCCATGACCCTGGGCGTCGGCCAGTTCTGCGTCAAGCCGGGGCTGGTGCTGGTGCCCGCGGGCGCCGCCGGCGACCGGCTGGTGGGGGCCCTCACCGACGCCGTCAGCGCCACCGAGGCGGGCGTCCTCCTCGACCACCGGATGCGCGACAACTTCATCGCCGGGGTGGCCGAGCGCGCCGCGCTGCCCGAGGTGGACTCCCCGGTCACCGCGGGCGCGGGCGGCGAACACACCGTCAGCGCCGGATTCCTCACCGTCCCGGCGAAGCGGCTCACGGCGGAGGGGGAGCACGACCTGCTGCTGGAGGAGTGCTTCGGCCCGCTCACGATCGTCGTGCGCTACGAGGACGAGGACGAGGCCGGGAGCGTCCTGGGCCGCCTTCCCGGCAACCTCTCCGCCACGGTGCATCTCTCGGAGCGGGAGGCGGCGGGCGAGGGGCGCGGCGCGGGGATCCTCGCGGAGCTGACCCCGCTGGCCGGGCGGGTCCTGGTCAACGCCTGGCCGACCGGGGTCGCGGTCGCCCCCGCCCAGCACCACGGCGGCCCCTACCCGGCCACCACCTCGACCTCCACCTCCGTGGGCGGCACGGCCATCGAGCGCTGGCTGCGCCCGGTCTCGTACCAGAACGCCCCCGAGGCCCTGCTCCCGCCGGAGCTGCGGGACGACAACCCGCTCGGGCTGCCGCGGCGTTTCAACGGGCGCCTGGAGCGGTGA
- a CDS encoding DsbA family oxidoreductase has protein sequence MRVEIWSDIACPWCYVGKARFEKALSAFPHRDQVEVVHRSFELDPHRAKDDIQPVLTMLTRKYGMSEAQARAGEDNLGQQAAAEGLDYRTTGRDHGSTFDMHRLLHLAKEHGRQDELLQILYRANFAEERSVYAEGEERLVELAVEAGLDAEDARRVLADPAAYADAVRADEREAAALGANGVPFFVLDRTYGVSGAQPAEVFTQALTQAWGARPALELIEDGGADACGPDGCAVPPRR, from the coding sequence ATGCGCGTGGAGATCTGGAGCGACATCGCCTGCCCCTGGTGCTACGTCGGCAAGGCCCGCTTCGAGAAGGCGCTCTCGGCGTTCCCGCACCGGGACCAGGTCGAGGTGGTGCACCGCTCCTTCGAGCTGGACCCGCACCGCGCCAAGGACGACATCCAGCCGGTCCTCACGATGCTCACCCGGAAGTACGGGATGAGCGAGGCGCAGGCCCGGGCGGGGGAGGACAACCTGGGGCAGCAGGCCGCCGCCGAGGGCCTGGACTACCGCACCACGGGCCGCGACCACGGCAGCACCTTCGACATGCACCGCCTGCTCCATCTCGCCAAGGAGCACGGCCGGCAGGACGAGCTGCTCCAGATCCTGTACCGGGCGAACTTCGCGGAGGAGCGCTCCGTCTACGCCGAGGGCGAGGAGCGGCTGGTGGAACTGGCCGTGGAGGCCGGGCTCGACGCCGAGGACGCCCGCCGGGTCCTCGCCGACCCCGCCGCCTACGCCGACGCGGTGCGCGCCGACGAGCGGGAGGCCGCCGCACTGGGTGCCAACGGCGTCCCCTTCTTCGTCCTGGACCGCACCTACGGCGTCTCCGGAGCCCAGCCCGCCGAGGTCTTCACCCAGGCGCTGACGCAGGCCTGGGGCGCGCGCCCCGCGCTGGAGCTGATCGAGGACGGCGGCGCGGACGCCTGTGGCCCGGACGGCTGCGCGGTGCCGCCCCGGCGCTGA
- a CDS encoding pyridoxal-phosphate-dependent aminotransferase family protein: MSEESTAVTHPFLDLAPLSAERFASIEDRVARLLSTQQDVLITQGEALLPLEGVIRGCAGPGTTALNVITGPYGQTFGDWLRDCGATVHDLAVPFHAAVTAEQVRAALAEHPEIDFVSLVHAEAATGNTNPVAEIGAVVREHGALFSVDAVASIGAEPVLPDAWGVDLCVIGAQKAMGGPAGVSAVSVSERAWARMAANPRAPRRSYLSLLDWKERWIDGGRRALLHAPAQLEMLALEACVERIEAEGLETVTARHRSAAAATRAGALALGGGLEPYVHEARDAAPVATTLRAPAHLDASELVAKALAVDPGVPLAAGGGSLAAEMIRVNHYGTAASATTVQASLAALGAALTDSGATPDVPAARRAVTQAWT, from the coding sequence ATGAGCGAAGAGAGCACCGCCGTGACCCACCCCTTCCTGGACCTCGCCCCGCTGAGCGCCGAACGCTTCGCCTCGATCGAGGACCGCGTGGCACGGCTGCTCTCTACCCAGCAGGACGTCCTGATCACCCAGGGCGAGGCCTTGTTGCCGCTGGAGGGCGTGATCCGCGGGTGCGCCGGGCCCGGCACGACGGCACTGAACGTGATCACCGGGCCCTACGGGCAGACCTTCGGCGACTGGCTGCGGGACTGCGGCGCCACGGTGCACGACCTGGCGGTGCCCTTCCACGCGGCGGTCACGGCGGAGCAGGTCCGGGCGGCGCTCGCCGAGCACCCGGAGATCGACTTCGTGTCGCTGGTGCACGCGGAGGCCGCCACCGGCAACACCAACCCGGTGGCGGAGATCGGCGCGGTGGTGCGGGAGCACGGCGCGCTCTTCTCGGTGGACGCGGTCGCCTCGATCGGCGCCGAGCCGGTGCTGCCGGACGCCTGGGGCGTGGATCTGTGCGTGATCGGCGCCCAGAAGGCCATGGGCGGACCCGCGGGGGTGTCGGCGGTCTCGGTGAGTGAGCGGGCCTGGGCCCGGATGGCCGCCAACCCCCGGGCGCCGCGCCGCTCGTATCTCTCGCTGCTCGACTGGAAGGAGCGCTGGATCGACGGCGGCCGCAGGGCGCTGCTGCACGCGCCGGCGCAGCTGGAGATGCTGGCACTGGAGGCGTGCGTGGAGCGGATCGAGGCGGAGGGCCTGGAGACGGTGACGGCCCGTCACCGCTCGGCCGCCGCGGCGACCCGGGCGGGAGCGCTCGCGCTGGGCGGCGGCCTGGAGCCGTATGTCCATGAGGCGCGCGACGCGGCACCGGTCGCCACGACCCTGCGGGCGCCGGCGCATCTGGACGCGAGCGAACTGGTGGCCAAGGCGCTGGCCGTGGATCCGGGCGTGCCGCTGGCCGCGGGCGGGGGCTCCCTGGCCGCCGAGATGATCCGGGTCAACCACTACGGCACCGCCGCCTCGGCGACGACCGTCCAGGCCTCCCTCGCCGCCCTGGGAGCGGCCCTGACCGACTCCGGAGCGACCCCGGACGTGCCCGCGGCCCGCCGAGCGGTCACCCAGGCGTGGACGTGA
- a CDS encoding IclR family transcriptional regulator, which yields MSAGETGGGAQVKSAVRTVELLEYFAGRPGMHSLAAVQEAVGYPKSSLYMLLRTLVELGWVETDATGTRYGIGVRALLVGTSYIDGDEVVAAARPTLDRLSDDTTETIHLARLDGTNVVYLATRQSQHYLRPFTRVGRRLPAHSTSLGKALLSTCTDEQVRKLLPETLPPLTEHTITDREKLIEELHQIREQGIAVDREENTLGLRCFGVAVPYRTPARDAISCSVPVARLTPGHEQMIKDALFDARDRLMLATRRL from the coding sequence ATGTCGGCAGGCGAGACAGGCGGCGGGGCGCAGGTCAAGTCCGCGGTGCGGACCGTGGAGTTGCTCGAGTACTTCGCCGGCCGCCCCGGCATGCACTCGCTGGCCGCCGTGCAGGAGGCGGTGGGCTATCCCAAGTCCAGCCTCTACATGCTGCTGCGCACCCTTGTGGAGCTGGGCTGGGTGGAGACCGACGCGACCGGCACCCGCTACGGCATCGGGGTGCGGGCGCTGCTGGTGGGCACGTCCTACATCGACGGCGACGAGGTGGTGGCGGCGGCCCGCCCGACCCTGGACCGGCTGTCGGACGACACCACGGAGACCATCCATCTGGCCCGCCTGGACGGCACCAATGTGGTGTATCTCGCGACCCGCCAGTCCCAGCACTATCTGCGGCCCTTCACCCGCGTCGGCCGCCGGCTGCCCGCGCACTCGACCTCGCTCGGCAAGGCGCTGCTGAGCACCTGCACCGATGAGCAGGTCCGCAAGCTGCTGCCCGAGACGCTGCCACCGCTGACGGAGCACACCATCACCGACCGGGAGAAGCTGATCGAGGAGCTGCACCAGATCCGCGAGCAGGGCATCGCCGTCGACCGCGAGGAGAACACGCTGGGCCTGCGCTGCTTCGGGGTCGCCGTGCCGTATCGCACCCCGGCCCGTGACGCGATCAGCTGCTCGGTCCCGGTGGCCCGGCTGACCCCGGGCCATGAGCAGATGATCAAGGACGCGCTGTTCGACGCCCGGGACCGTCTGATGCTGGCCACACGGAGGCTGTGA
- the ectA gene encoding diaminobutyrate acetyltransferase encodes MTAAQADPKTDSPEISRGLWIDRPRVADGAALWRIAKDSGTLDLNSSYSYLLWCRDFAGTSAVARTEPGGRPVGFVTAYLRPDLPRTLLVWQVAVDSARRGQGLAARMLDALTARVVAEHGVTGIETTITPGNTASERLFTSYARRRGATVERDVLFEAGQFPDGPHDPEVLYRIGPLSP; translated from the coding sequence ATGACCGCCGCACAGGCAGACCCCAAAACCGATTCCCCGGAAATATCCCGGGGGCTCTGGATCGACCGTCCTCGGGTGGCCGACGGGGCCGCGCTCTGGCGTATCGCCAAGGACTCCGGAACCCTCGACCTGAACTCCTCCTACAGCTATCTGCTCTGGTGCCGCGACTTCGCCGGCACCTCGGCGGTGGCGCGCACCGAGCCCGGCGGACGGCCCGTCGGATTCGTCACCGCGTATCTGCGGCCCGACCTCCCGCGCACCCTCCTGGTGTGGCAGGTGGCTGTCGACTCCGCCCGGCGCGGGCAGGGACTCGCGGCGCGCATGCTCGACGCGCTCACCGCACGGGTCGTGGCGGAGCACGGGGTGACCGGGATCGAGACGACGATCACCCCCGGCAACACCGCCTCCGAGCGGCTGTTCACCTCGTACGCCCGACGCCGCGGCGCCACCGTGGAACGCGACGTCCTCTTCGAGGCGGGTCAGTTCCCCGACGGGCCGCACGACCCCGAGGTGCTGTACCGCATCGGCCCCCTCTCCCCCTGA